The sequence GTCAGTTGATCTTAGGCAGTTACTTGTAACCAGCCCTTTTTGACACTTCTAACTTTCAACTACAAAACCATATTCTTTAGGTGTAATAACAATTGTAGCTACCTGGCAGTTCTATATACATAACAGTTCTTATTTTCATCATGATGTGATGATAAATccaaattttataattttataatggATAATAAATGGAAGAAAATGGGATAAGGATAACATAGTCTAATTAATTTATCATGACTTATGAATGTTGGAGATGGCTGCAGTAATGCTTTTACAATCTAATTCCATTGTCTTCATCCAATTCTCAAAGTCTCCTATTTCCTGTTAATTAAACCAAAAATAAACCCATATTAAACTTCTATATATATTTGTCTATATGAGATACTTAAACACACTAATCATATATATGAATTAAGGCAATATACAAGTTGTAACTTGTAAATGAGCACAAATAAGGTGATAAAACGAAGATGAAAAGCTAACCTTGATGGCATTATTAATAGCATGAGTTGTAGCAAGCCACTGATCAGTCTGCTTTGCAAATCGCATAACCGTAGCTTTCAATGCTCGAATTTCAACTTCTATTCGTTTCTCATTAACGAAACACTCTTCAACTCCTCCATTAACAGTTTCCACTAACAAATCCGATACACGAGAAGCACTCTTTATTGCCTCTTTCTTCGATTTCTCTGTGtaaattgcaaattaaacaactacaGTATAAATCAAGTTCCGTTGAAACACAAGTTTTAAACGTAACTAACGACTATATTTTACCTGTCTGTTCTCGAAGTCGGACACCGGCCATTTGATGATCATTAATAAGCTGGAGTAATGAAGATTCTAAACTTCCCGATTGAACATCCAGTCGACTATTCTCTTGAAATGAACGAGCACGTGCTGGCGTTCGCATCGGTGAACTCATTGTTACAATTAATATATCTTGAGTTATTAAAACTAAATCCTGCCAGTAAAAAAAGAAGTCAAAAGATAATGTCTTCAATCGAACTCAAATGCTTATAACTTACAAAAAGTGTGTTGAAATTCAGCACTACTTAACCAACCTGAGCTAGATATCTATACACTTATAAATACGACCAATAATACCCTGATATATGATAATACAAAACTCCTTTAAAGGAATATTATGTTAAACGTTGAACTAGAAAGAACTCAAATGATCCAAAGCCAAAAAATAATCTCAAACTAATTTAAGCTAGAGCCTAAATACAACCTTTTTGAAAAATGCAGTTGACTTGGGCCTTATTAGGGATACGAGGATCGGGCAATCTGATATTAATATTTCTCATCTCTTTTATGCCGACGATGTGGTAATCACTACTGATAGAAGTGTATCGCATATGgagaatattttacgggtttttcatATTTTTTATGCAGCATCGGGTCTTATGATTGGATTACACTGACTTTATAATCACAATTGGAATGAATTATAATTAGAGCTTTAGAACAACCTTTTATGATATCAAGGTATACTAGTGAACATGTTGGAAGCTATCATAAACACAATCCACTTGATAATGTATTCAACAGTTTAAATTTGTTAACGAAACTGAAACATTTGATTCAACAAAAAGATGAAATTCACAATATATTCATAAGAAAAAAGAGTAGATACAAATGAGTTCTACATCAGTATCAATTAAACTGACACAGCTAACCGAAATATCATACAAATTGTGAAACTTAGACTACAaagaaaattaataataataaaattgggaTAGATGAAAGTGTGACACGAAATTAAAAAGGTTCTAATCATAATTAATCGACGCAATTAATAGGATGCTAACCATAGTTAATCGACGAAATTAATCAGTTATTAGAGATATAGATGGAATTGAGAGTGTAGTTGGAGGGGGTTAGATATTTACCTTATCAAACAATGGCGGCGGCGACGCCGGAAACAGTCATGCTGGAGCGGTGGTGAAGCAAGAGACGGCGAATCTCGCCGTTGATACTTTTGAGATTTTGATTTTGGGCTGGAGTTGCACAAATCGAACGTCTTGAGTTTTGTACCGATAAAACAATTGTTGTAcccataataaaataaataaatttggtAACTTTCTTATAttttgttaaattattattattaattaaaattaaatcaaGAGTAAATAATACGTACTTTATGTTATAATATGAGTACAAAAAGTCATATGGATGATAAATTTTAGTCAACTTTGTatagcttgcatagtaatattttacactataaataaGGTCTCTATGTTAGCCTTCAaaaacacactttgatatatatttcatatatataaactctctctcttttcttacttatatgtataagtctctaattagtaaataagccaaaggtagttataaactactgaattataacacgttatcagcacgatgagcttagtgtaatcaaaggatatctcaaacgatcacgagtcactaatcaaggtatgaaagtattaataattttcagactcgaatatatcaaattttggactactaacatttatatttatgttatttaagttatatatggtcggttataccacctgaattatatttctgtaatctaacttttactaacttcactaacatttatatttatgttatttaagttatatatggtcggttataccacttgaattatattttctgtaatctaactcttattaacttcactaacatttatatttatgttaataagacctcatgattgtacgcaacacgtcatttgacaacacggtactttatgtacgcaacacgtcatttgacaacacggtaccatgggtcgagattaattccgatcaatacgaatacgacggggtctttatatgttatctaacatttatgattacttatgcaattaatcattatttatttcatgcatactaatgtttattcttaaatttataattttaaaagttaaaataaaaaaatagtttgtatttttattaaaagtaaatcttaaaagttaaaataagaaaaagtagtttgtacttttattaaaagtaaatcttaaaagttaaaatacaaaaagtagtttgtatttttattaaaagtaaatcttaaaagttaaaataagaaaaagtagtttgtatttttattaaaagtatatcttaaaagttaaagtaagaaaaaaaaaggggatggtaaaatggaatagttttttttgtcaaaagtgaagtattgaaaatgaagtggtctccttctataactaaaaaaaatatatacttttatcaaatgaattttttttgtggccgacaatttcaaacacgagtccgtgtttagtttatcaagaatatctcttgctttggtgaaaggtcacgatcacgatatcaggtgttgtgaaagaattaaaaaattggtcaagtggccttttttttaaaaaactagaataaaatttaaacaaaaagtttttttttatatatttataatttacgggtaacgtaaaaaaaaaggaagtttttttttaaaaaaaaaaaacaaagaaagtgtttaaatgagttttacagaaagggggaaagcaaagtaaaaaaaaaacttttttccaaacaaaggtaaatgaaagtaggacttaatacaagaaaaaagtaaacatctcctagacgtgataaaatctatcaatgataagtattagacttgatgagctaaatgtgacaaaaatgtttcaacatgtcttatgttaatttttctaaaataagttattattattccgagtttaacacatatacatatgttaattaaaaataacctttttgttcttatgtagtgttgggttgcaattttggttgtatgccataattccatccagtagagtgacaatagaaaacttttgatgataatcaataaaaaacttttttccaaacttgtcaaatattttgataaaaacgtgaccgttgaaaaaaggaggttgaataataaaacttaaaaaacaaattatttttttaagagtgtgcatcaaaatggcccgtttaataatggggagtaaaaatatagtcaaattgtttcaacgaacaagggttcaattggatgtctcttaaaaaaaaatccgcgggtacggatgatggatccaatggatccgcatccacgacccgcgggtgctatccctaattgtgacaagtacaaatcaactaaaagtctaaaaaataaatgctcttatagggaccaaatgttcacaataattgcctaagctagatatgaaacaaatagttcataaaaaaaaaggtcgttgtgcgttttcgggatgatagccgaaatacacttacaaaagtaggtcagccgtcaattctttatggccatatcaacgtagatcaataaaattatttatggttttgataaaagattaattaaaaattaattgttttttggtcttggattctcggtaacaaaagcaaaggttgtttttggttgccacaacaaacaagacagaggttgttgacttttgttgttaaacatggcacaagtgaacaataacaatagattattgtttttgaaaagaataatgatgcgttaattttattgtataaaataaaattaaagaaaatggttttcattgatgactatgaacaaacgcaaacaaagtgtttgtggtatttggtgattaaaaaaaaagtgcatctaaagcttctactgaaaataatatgcatctaaagcttctactgaaaattaatgtgcaaggtacaacgtataactatatggtcaaattcatttgagccttcggagtcacaagtatatgatgtatatatatattactcaattaacaaaatagtaaatctaaattaattcatatgaatagtaaaacgaaattaattaatttactattcacataaaaaagcgcatatgataaaaagcgcatcgcatatgataagcgcatatgataaaaagcgaatatgatgaaaagcacaacgcatatgatgaaaatcgcatatgattaaaagcgcatatggtgaaaaacacagcgcatatgattaaaagcgtatatggtgaaaaggatatatgaaaaaaaaaaaaaaaaaacacatatggtgatttataaaaaaaaaaacatatggtgattaatggaaagcacatatggtgattaatgaaaagtatattgtgaaaaagaatcacaaatgtttcttgaaagaattcaaggtaagatatatgaaccaattcatccatcatgtgaaccattttgatatttcatggttctaatagacgcatctagcggatggtctcatatttgtatgttatcaagccgtaatatggcatttgcaaagtttcttgcacaaattattaaattgagaacacattattctgattacaccattaaaaggatgagacttgataatgctggtgagttaacatctcaagcatttaatgatcattata comes from Rutidosis leptorrhynchoides isolate AG116_Rl617_1_P2 chromosome 4, CSIRO_AGI_Rlap_v1, whole genome shotgun sequence and encodes:
- the LOC139844312 gene encoding biogenesis of lysosome-related organelles complex 1 subunit 1 → MSSPMRTPARARSFQENSRLDVQSGSLESSLLQLINDHQMAGVRLREQTEKSKKEAIKSASRVSDLLVETVNGGVEECFVNEKRIEVEIRALKATVMRFAKQTDQWLATTHAINNAIKEIGDFENWMKTMELDCKSITAAISNIHKS